GCCGGATCAGCCGAAGAGGGCCGAGACCGACTCCCCGTTGTGGATCCGGCGCATGGCCTCGGCCAGGGCGGGCGCCACCGAGAGGACCTCGAGTTTCCCGACCCGCTTCTCGGCCGGGATGGGGACCGTGTTGGTGCAGACGATCTCCAGCACGCCGTCCTGTTCGCTGAGCCGCCGCAGCGCGTCCCCGGAGAACAGGCCGTGCGTGCAGGCCAGCCGGATCGAGCGCACCTTCAGGCCGCGCAGGTGCTCCATCAGCTCGACCACAGTGCTGCCCTTGGCGATCTCGTCGTCCAGCACGATGACGTCCCGGTCGGTGACCTCGCCGATCACCGCGCTGATCTTGACCAGGTCGTCGCTGAACCGCTGCTTCGCGCCGGCCGCCACAGGCGTGCCGAGCAGCCGGGCGAAGGCGGCGGCCTCCTTGGCGTTGCCCAGGTCGGGCGAGACCACCACCGTGTCGCTGAGGTCGTAGCGCCGGAAGTGGGTGGCCAGCTCGCGCAGCGCGTGCAGATGATCCACGGGAACGCTGAAGAAGCCGTGCACCTGCGGCGAGTGCAGGGTCATCGCGAGCACCCGGTCCGCCCCCGCCGAGGTGAGCAGGTCCGCGACGAGTCGCGCGCCGATCGA
The DNA window shown above is from Micromonospora lupini and carries:
- a CDS encoding ribose-phosphate diphosphokinase: MRDIAVFSGTAHPDLAAEICAHLGVPLHPVRVSRFANDCLEVQLQANCRERDVFLIQPLVPPVQENLVELLLMIDAARGASAGRITVVLPHYAYARSDKKDAPRISIGARLVADLLTSAGADRVLAMTLHSPQVHGFFSVPVDHLHALRELATHFRRYDLSDTVVVSPDLGNAKEAAAFARLLGTPVAAGAKQRFSDDLVKISAVIGEVTDRDVIVLDDEIAKGSTVVELMEHLRGLKVRSIRLACTHGLFSGDALRRLSEQDGVLEIVCTNTVPIPAEKRVGKLEVLSVAPALAEAMRRIHNGESVSALFG